The genomic DNA TATTGGCGCGGTTTTTATTACACATGAGCATGCCGATCATTCGCAGGGTTTGAGGGGGCTCCATAAATATGGTCATATCCGCCATTTTGCCAATCGGCCAACTGCGGAAGCAATTGAACGCAAGCTCGAGCGTGCGTTCCAATGGGATTATTTTCAAACCGGTACCGTACTAACGTATGGCGAGTTTGAGGTCGAGACATTTTCCATCCCCCATGACGCCGCTGATCCCGTTGGGTACATCTTTCGCAGTCGTGACGGAGGAAAGAGCCTGTGTTGGATGACAGATTTGGGGTATATTCCGCAAAAAGTCCGCGAGCACGTCGCGCATTCCGATATCTTGGTGTTGGAAGCGAACTACGACAACGGAATGCTCGAAAATGATATCAAGCGTCCATTTGCGATCAAGGCAAGAATCCGGAGCCGCTTTGGACATTTATCGAATGAATCGGCTTTCGATCTCGTCGCGCGTACAGAAAATCCCTCATGGCAAAAAATTTTTTTGGCGCATCTTAGCCGGGATTGTAATGATTCGCGGCTCCTGACCTCATTATTTGGCCCCGCAATGCTC from Verrucomicrobiota bacterium includes the following:
- a CDS encoding MBL fold metallo-hydrolase; protein product: MRSTTGNFLIDAGLTGRQIVLRLPNFGITIDDIGAVFITHEHADHSQGLRGLHKYGHIRHFANRPTAEAIERKLERAFQWDYFQTGTVLTYGEFEVETFSIPHDAADPVGYIFRSRDGGKSLCWMTDLGYIPQKVREHVAHSDILVLEANYDNGMLENDIKRPFAIKARIRSRFGHLSNESAFDLVARTENPSWQKIFLAHLSRDCNDSRLLTSLFGPAMLQRYNITVIDPEDTSIPVSYCCV